Proteins co-encoded in one Actinomycetes bacterium genomic window:
- a CDS encoding NAD-dependent epimerase/dehydratase family protein, producing MEKKPTNKLVMVTGATGFVGGNLALTLAKRGYRVRALVRDLGRANHLKKAGIHLIQGDIVNRVQVEKAVRGVHTIFHIAALYRSARHSDDVYRQVNVEGTSNIVNAAKKFGVHRLVHCSTIGVHGDVKSVPGDENSPYDPGDIYQQTKLEGEMVVQEAIKEGLPATIFRPSGVYGPGDMRLLKIFASIHLGRFRIIGTGKTLYHLIYIDDLVEGISLCGEKPEAVGQTYILAGPEYTTITELSRKVASAVNRKLPSGKLPLGPLKVAAAVCEALYRPFGLEPPLYSRRLDFFYKNRAFSIKKAKKELGFNPVVDLDQGLTRTADWYFDQGLLNGKMHIRFRKKKNKFNKDKS from the coding sequence TTGGAAAAAAAGCCTACAAACAAATTAGTTATGGTAACTGGCGCTACTGGATTTGTTGGAGGCAATTTAGCTCTAACTTTGGCCAAAAGGGGCTACAGAGTGAGGGCTCTGGTCCGTGATCTGGGCAGGGCGAATCATTTAAAAAAGGCAGGGATCCATTTAATCCAGGGTGATATTGTCAACAGAGTGCAGGTGGAAAAGGCTGTAAGAGGTGTCCATACCATTTTCCATATTGCAGCCCTGTATCGTTCGGCCAGGCATTCAGATGACGTTTACAGGCAGGTTAATGTTGAAGGCACCAGCAATATTGTAAATGCAGCTAAAAAATTTGGAGTACACCGGCTGGTTCACTGTAGTACCATTGGGGTGCATGGTGACGTCAAATCTGTACCCGGGGACGAGAATTCCCCTTATGATCCGGGAGATATCTACCAGCAAACCAAGCTGGAGGGAGAGATGGTGGTCCAGGAGGCCATTAAGGAAGGTTTGCCTGCTACCATATTCAGGCCTTCAGGGGTTTACGGGCCGGGTGATATGAGGTTGTTAAAAATATTTGCGAGTATCCATCTTGGACGGTTTAGAATAATTGGTACAGGTAAGACACTGTATCACTTAATCTACATTGATGACCTGGTAGAAGGAATCAGCCTTTGTGGAGAAAAGCCTGAAGCTGTAGGCCAAACCTATATTCTGGCAGGACCAGAGTATACTACTATCACCGAGTTATCCAGAAAGGTTGCTTCTGCTGTTAACAGAAAACTGCCTTCCGGCAAATTGCCGTTGGGGCCTTTAAAGGTTGCAGCTGCTGTTTGTGAAGCACTGTACAGACCTTTTGGTCTGGAGCCTCCGCTATACAGCCGAAGGCTTGACTTTTTTTATAAAAATAGAGCCTTTAGTATTAAGAAAGCAAAAAAAGAGCTGGGTTTTAATCCGGTAGTTGATCTGGACCAGGGCTTAACCCGGACTGCTGATTGGTATTTTGATCAGGGGTTGCTTAATGGTAAAATGCATATTCGTTTCAGGAAAAAGAAAAATAAATTCAATAAGGATAAATCATGA